The Dehalococcoidales bacterium sequence ACCATTTGACGCTGCCCGCCGCTCAACTCCGTGTATTTCTTGTCGGCGTATCCCAGAATGCCGAGACGGGACATGGATTCTTTAGCGATACTTATATCCTTTTTGGTGGGATTACAGGTCCTGCTCAAGTGCGGCGTACGGCCAATCAGGACGACGTCCATGACGGAGAAGGGGAAGGGAGGGCTGTGCGTCTGCGGGATGTAGGCAATCTTCTTGGCGAGCTCGCGCTCGTCCATCTTATGGACGCTTTTCCCGTAAAGCATCACGGAGCCTTTTTCCGGCTTGAGAAAACCGAGCATTGTCTTCAGCAGCGTTGTCTTGCCGCAGCCGTTGGCGCCGATAACGCAGATGAATTCGCCGTTTTTTACACCGAACGAAACACCATTGAGCACCTTATGCTTGCCGAAACTGAAATGAACGCCTTCAACCTTAAGCACCGGATTCCCCCTTTGCCCTGTATTTATAGATGAAGTAGAAGAAGGGGACTCCCACGAATGACATCAGTATGCCGATAGGCAGCTCTACCGTAAACGTACATCTCGCGATATCATCGACAATAAGCAAAAAAGTCGAACCTAATATCAAACAGGTAGGAATAAGGCGCTTGAAATTGGGCCCTACGAGCGCGCGCCCCATGTGAGGGATTACCAGGCCGATCCAGCCCACCATGCCGGAGATAGACACGCTGGAAGCTGTAATTAACGTTGAGGCGATGATGGTAAGACGCCGGATCCTTTCCGTTTTCACGCCGAGGCTTTTGGCCTCCTCTTCGCCAAAGGAAAGCACGTTCAGGTGCCATCTCACGCTAAAGAGAATAATGAAGCTAATGGCCATCGGCAGAAGGATACTTAAAAATTTAGTGGTGTTAATTGTGTTGAAGCTGCCCATAAGCCAAAAAGTTATTTGCGGGAGCTTATCAACGGCATCGGCTAATATCTTTAATGCCGATGTGCCGGCAGAAAAAAGCGAACCTATCATAATACCGCCGAGCACAAGGCCTAAAATGGGATCACGGCTAAATTTTTTCGTGGCATTCGTAGCTATAGTCACCGCCAATATACCGCTGCAGAAACTAAAAAGCTGCACAAACGCCGAGGGCATATCCAGCAGCATGGCAACACAGGCCCCAAAAGCTGCGCCAGCCGATGCGCCCAGGATATCCGGCGAAACCAGGGGGTTTTTAAACATTCCTTGAAATGATGCTCCCGCCATAGATAGGCCTCCACCAACGATAAGGACCGTCAATACGCGGGGCAGGCGTATATTGAATAAAACTGTTTCCATATTGGCGTTGGCGATTTTGGCAGGATCCACAAAATGATAAAACAACGTGTGTAAAAGGTCCGGTATTGAAATCGGGAACTTGCCGATTGAGAACGAAACCAGAAATGCCAGAACGGGAAAAACTAGCAGTATCGGCCATTTGTCTGCTATGTGTTCTTTCCAATTAACAAATAAAATTTTGTATTTGATACCCGGTTTGCCGGCTTTAGGCTCTTGATTACCGGTCATTTGTTCCTTTGTGAAGAATAATCCACCGACCTTGTTCTTCATTTTCAATGATTTCATAACTAATTGAGTGTTTTTGAAACAATCTTTTCAATTTGTCCATAGGTACACCGGCGATGCGCTTGCCGATACTTTCATGCCAGTCCGGTTTGATTTTTTCCATTTTGGCTCGAATGGATGCGGTGAGTTCACTATTTCCGAGTCCTCCGCCTATGTAGGTCTTGCCATTCGGCGAGAGAACCCTGTATATTTCCAGGAATGCTTTTTCAATATCTTCCCAAAAATGGTATGACCCGCGGCTAACTATCAGGTCTGCGAAACCGTCAGGGAAATCCATTTTATGGACATCCTGCTTGATAAAAAAGGCCCTATCGTGAAGCCCCCATTCTTCAGCTCTTCGTTTTGCTATCTTCAATGCCGTTTCATTGATATCGATAAAATAACCCTGATGGCGCGTTTTCTTCATAAGGGCCAGGCCAAGATGACCGCCGCCGCAGCCGA is a genomic window containing:
- a CDS encoding ABC transporter ATP-binding protein; its protein translation is MLKVEGVHFSFGKHKVLNGVSFGVKNGEFICVIGANGCGKTTLLKTMLGFLKPEKGSVMLYGKSVHKMDERELAKKIAYIPQTHSPPFPFSVMDVVLIGRTPHLSRTCNPTKKDISIAKESMSRLGILGYADKKYTELSGGQRQMVIIARALTQQPDILIMDEPAASLDYGNQYLVLAHMLRLTKDGMSILMVTHNPDHALYCADRIIAMRDGEIIQLGQAREVVNEQTMRDTYNMVIKVRDVNISSGCDTTVCIPVPELRDTDGHDV
- a CDS encoding class I SAM-dependent methyltransferase, coding for MQNSNTEGGKWTGPDFKFDDIAQNVFFPIYDVIAIDILTRTNSAAGNMIDIGCGGGHLGLALMKKTRHQGYFIDINETALKIAKRRAEEWGLHDRAFFIKQDVHKMDFPDGFADLIVSRGSYHFWEDIEKAFLEIYRVLSPNGKTYIGGGLGNSELTASIRAKMEKIKPDWHESIGKRIAGVPMDKLKRLFQKHSISYEIIENEEQGRWIILHKGTNDR
- a CDS encoding iron ABC transporter permease, which translates into the protein MKNKVGGLFFTKEQMTGNQEPKAGKPGIKYKILFVNWKEHIADKWPILLVFPVLAFLVSFSIGKFPISIPDLLHTLFYHFVDPAKIANANMETVLFNIRLPRVLTVLIVGGGLSMAGASFQGMFKNPLVSPDILGASAGAAFGACVAMLLDMPSAFVQLFSFCSGILAVTIATNATKKFSRDPILGLVLGGIMIGSLFSAGTSALKILADAVDKLPQITFWLMGSFNTINTTKFLSILLPMAISFIILFSVRWHLNVLSFGEEEAKSLGVKTERIRRLTIIASTLITASSVSISGMVGWIGLVIPHMGRALVGPNFKRLIPTCLILGSTFLLIVDDIARCTFTVELPIGILMSFVGVPFFYFIYKYRAKGESGA